The following proteins are encoded in a genomic region of Triticum dicoccoides isolate Atlit2015 ecotype Zavitan chromosome 1B, WEW_v2.0, whole genome shotgun sequence:
- the LOC119343090 gene encoding UPF0481 protein At3g47200-like, with protein sequence MTSIEVAAAGGSGKRTWVSDVEKTLNEADKTVEVAQWERHCIYRVPACIKDIKSKAYQPQVVSLGPFHHGDPNLLPMEEHKRRALRHLLRRAGRPLDDFVAAVEDIAEQLESAYMDLGGEWRAGIDGKGRERFLEMMIVDGCFLLEVMRRTAAGNSKQVDDYAGNDPIFSRHGILYMVPYIKRDMLMLENQLPLLVLQRLDAVETGKSPNDDFINRMVLRFLAPFSRPLQPGGRLGLHPLDVFRRSMLFGEYQKIRSSEDNTQDNDIIRSAVELYEAGIQFKTSKSSSLHNIRFKHGVLSMPTVPVDDSTEYMFLNMMAFERLHVGAGNDVTAYVFFMDNIIDSAKDVALLSSKGIIQNAVGSDKAVAKLFNSISRDVVLEPDSALDAVQRQVNGYFRQPWNMWRANLIHTYFRSPWAFLSLAAAVFLLVMTIMQTVYTVLPFYKPDSNSPPSAPSPM encoded by the exons ATGACATCGATcgaggtggcggcggccggcggcagtGGCAAGAGGACGTGGGTGTCGGACGTGGAGAAGACGTTGAATGAGGCGGACAAGACGGTGGAGGTGGCGCAGTGGGAGCGGCACTGCATCTACCGCGTGCCGGCGTGCATCAAGGACATCAAGAGCAAGGCGTACCAGCCGCAGGTGGTGTCGCTGGGCCCGTTCCACCACGGCGACCCCAACCTGCTgcccatggaggagcacaagcgccGGGCGCTGCGCCACCTGCTCCGGCGCGCGGGCCGGCCTCTTGACGACTTCGTCGCTGCCGTCGAGGACATCGCGGAGCAGCTGGAGAGCGCGTACATGGACCTCGGCGGCGAGTGGCGCGCCGGCATTGACGGCAAGGGCAGGGAGCGGTTCCTGGAGATGATGATCGTCGACGGCTGCTTCCTGCTCGAGGTGATGAGGAGGACGGCCGCCGGGAACTCGAAGCAGGTCGACGACTACGCCGGCAACGACCCCATCTTCAGCCGCCACGGGATACTCTACATGGTGCCCTACATCAAGCGAGACATGCTCATGCTCGAGAACCAGCTGCCGCTGCTCGTGCTCCAGAGGCTCGACGCCGTCGAGACTGGAAAGTCTCCG AACGACGACTTCATCAACAGAATGGTGCTAAGGTTTCTGGCGCCATTCTCGCGGCCACTGCAACCAGGCGGTCGCCTAGGGCTCCACCCACTCGACGTCTTTCGCCGGAGCATGCTCTTCGGCGAATACCAGAAGATCCGGAGCTCCGAGGACAACACGCAGGACAACGACATCATCCGGTCGGCGGTGGAGCTGTACGAAGCCGGGATCCAGTTCAAGACGAGCAAGTCAAGCAGCCTGCACAACATCCGGTTCAAGCACGGCGTGCTGAGCATGCCGACGGTGCCCGTGGACGACTCCACCGAGTACATGTTCCTCAACATGATGGCGTTCGAGCGGCTGCACGTCGGCGCCGGCAACGACGTGACGGCCTACGTCTTCTTCATGGACAACATCATCGACTCGGCCAAGGACGTGGCGCTGCTGAGCTCCAAGGGGATCATCCAGAACGCCGTGGGCAGCGACAAGGCCGTGGCCAAGCTGTTCAACAGCATCTCCAGGGACGTGGTGCTGGAGCCGGACAGCGCGCTGGACGCCGTGCAGAGGCAGGTGAACGGCTACTTCAGGCAGCCGTGGAACATGTGGCGCGCCAACCTCATCCACACCTACTTCAGGAGCCCGTGGGCGTTCCtgtccctcgccgccgccgtcttcctcctcgtcatgACCATCATGCAGACCGTCTACACGGTGCTGCCGTTCTATAAGCCGGACAGCAACAGCCCGCCGTCGGCTCCATCTCCGATGTGA